In the Oryzias latipes chromosome 9, ASM223467v1 genome, one interval contains:
- the ccdc112 gene encoding coiled-coil domain-containing protein 112 isoform X1 yields the protein MAVLATCGFDNELFSEEEEPSVQHGCASAACDRVDNSGRKQTIVLFLREAEKNRRLIEKLENESTLKCKKYGLTEVCGNLEEYEDRLEKERNAERASLQKQLVKIQKDVQKFQHHLIDVKPTPELIERLKDIMSDVETSINHLKEEQRSCFEKYLKEEMIVRLEISAYEKKIENWSLTVKLNPKLPSAPTTKIKLHNRDLPAEVRAPEDFLQKTGGPYGGWDQCDHQVFLRIWTKHRGQTSYRNEAKLHLPDKTAEEIKRHECWHLELLSLQEKKKKAIQLWKASKRQEHQIRKHSQEETEQAQRAEEEARILADRHRTTEERKEVARQLEKWREEKKRKEEQEEEQRVAKEIQRRKLEEENCRRQKEVKLALVEQLKIRREMEAVGAKTRREEERREMEERGREAAKVIKQFQERDLRKVEAKLHEKHLREKEEVERREQIAAKLKEKVNEHISRDPSRLIRPTKGWQERMKHIGPSGGGPLLQMFHRAVPTWRQGL from the exons ATGGCTGTCCTAGCAACCTGTGGTTTTGACAACGAACTGTTCTCG gaggaagaagaaccaAGTGTCCAGCATGGATGTGCCTCAGCAGCCTGTGACAGAGTGGACAACTCTGGGCGCAAACAGACAATTGTGCTGTTTCTGCGGGAAGCTGAGAAGAACAGAAGACT GATTGAAAAGTTGGAGAACGAGAGCACACTGAAGTGCAAAAAGTATGGCTTGACAGAAGTATGTGGAAATCTTGAGGAGTATGAGGACAGACTGGAGAAGGAGAGAAATGCTGaaa GGGCGAGTCTTCAAAAGCAACTCGTGAAAATTCAGAAGGATGTGCAAAAGTTCCAGCATCATCTAATTGATGTGAAACCAACTCCAGAGT TGATTGAACGGCTTAAAGACATCATGTCGGATGTGGAAACCTCAATAAATCATCTAAAGGAGGAGCAGCGCTCATG TTTTGAGAAGTATTTGAAGGAGGAGATGATAGTCCGACTGGAGATCTCTGcttatgaaaagaaaattgaaaactgGAGCCTTACTGTAAAGTTGAACCCTAAATTACCATCAGCCCCCACTACTAAG ATCAAACTCCACAACAGAGACCTCCCAGCAGAGGTCAGAGCACCAGAGGATTTCCTGCAGAAGACTGGAGGTCCTTACGGAGGATGGGATCAATGTGACCACCAAGTCTTTTTAAGA ATCTGGACGAAGCACCGTGGACAAACGTCCTACAGGAACGAGGCCAAACTGCACCTACCAGACAAAACAGCGGAGGAGATAAAACGGCACGAGTGCTGGCATCTGGAGCTGCTCTCACttcaggaaaagaagaaaaaa GCAATCCAGCTTTGGAAAGCCAGTAAACGACAAGAACATCAAATTAGGAAACACAGCCAAGAGGAAACTGAACAAGCACaaagagcagaggaggaggctcGGATCCTGGCTGACAGGCACAG GACTAcagaagaaaggaaggaagtAGCACGGCAACTGGAGAAGTGGAGGGaagagaagaaaaggaaagaggaacaAGAAGAGGAACAGAGAGTTGCGAAGGAGATTCAAAGAAGAAAACTGGAggag GAGAACTGTCGTCGGCAGAAGGAGGTGAAACTAGCCTTAGTAGAGCAGCTGAAAATAAGGAGAGAGATGGAGGCTGTAGGAGCGAAGACAAGGAGAGAGGAGGAACGGAGAGAAATGGAGGAGAGAGGAAGAGAGGCTGCAAAGGTCATCAAACAATTCCAGGAAAGG GATCTTCGCAAGGTGGAAGCAAAGCTGCACGAAAAACAtctgagagaaaaagaagaggtgGAGAGACGAGAACAAATTGCTGCCAAACTAAAAGAGAAG gTTAATGAACATATCAGCAGAGACCCCTCCAGGTTAATTCGCCCCACTAAAGGTTGGCAGGAGCGAATGAAACACATTGGGCCATCAGGAGGAGGACCTCTCCTTCAAATGTTTCATCG agctGTTCCTACTTGGAGGCAAGGTCTGTGA
- the ccdc112 gene encoding coiled-coil domain-containing protein 112 isoform X2: MAVLATCGFDNELFSEEEPSVQHGCASAACDRVDNSGRKQTIVLFLREAEKNRRLIEKLENESTLKCKKYGLTEVCGNLEEYEDRLEKERNAERASLQKQLVKIQKDVQKFQHHLIDVKPTPELIERLKDIMSDVETSINHLKEEQRSCFEKYLKEEMIVRLEISAYEKKIENWSLTVKLNPKLPSAPTTKIKLHNRDLPAEVRAPEDFLQKTGGPYGGWDQCDHQVFLRIWTKHRGQTSYRNEAKLHLPDKTAEEIKRHECWHLELLSLQEKKKKAIQLWKASKRQEHQIRKHSQEETEQAQRAEEEARILADRHRTTEERKEVARQLEKWREEKKRKEEQEEEQRVAKEIQRRKLEEENCRRQKEVKLALVEQLKIRREMEAVGAKTRREEERREMEERGREAAKVIKQFQERDLRKVEAKLHEKHLREKEEVERREQIAAKLKEKVNEHISRDPSRLIRPTKGWQERMKHIGPSGGGPLLQMFHRAVPTWRQGL; the protein is encoded by the exons ATGGCTGTCCTAGCAACCTGTGGTTTTGACAACGAACTGTTCTCG gaagaagaaccaAGTGTCCAGCATGGATGTGCCTCAGCAGCCTGTGACAGAGTGGACAACTCTGGGCGCAAACAGACAATTGTGCTGTTTCTGCGGGAAGCTGAGAAGAACAGAAGACT GATTGAAAAGTTGGAGAACGAGAGCACACTGAAGTGCAAAAAGTATGGCTTGACAGAAGTATGTGGAAATCTTGAGGAGTATGAGGACAGACTGGAGAAGGAGAGAAATGCTGaaa GGGCGAGTCTTCAAAAGCAACTCGTGAAAATTCAGAAGGATGTGCAAAAGTTCCAGCATCATCTAATTGATGTGAAACCAACTCCAGAGT TGATTGAACGGCTTAAAGACATCATGTCGGATGTGGAAACCTCAATAAATCATCTAAAGGAGGAGCAGCGCTCATG TTTTGAGAAGTATTTGAAGGAGGAGATGATAGTCCGACTGGAGATCTCTGcttatgaaaagaaaattgaaaactgGAGCCTTACTGTAAAGTTGAACCCTAAATTACCATCAGCCCCCACTACTAAG ATCAAACTCCACAACAGAGACCTCCCAGCAGAGGTCAGAGCACCAGAGGATTTCCTGCAGAAGACTGGAGGTCCTTACGGAGGATGGGATCAATGTGACCACCAAGTCTTTTTAAGA ATCTGGACGAAGCACCGTGGACAAACGTCCTACAGGAACGAGGCCAAACTGCACCTACCAGACAAAACAGCGGAGGAGATAAAACGGCACGAGTGCTGGCATCTGGAGCTGCTCTCACttcaggaaaagaagaaaaaa GCAATCCAGCTTTGGAAAGCCAGTAAACGACAAGAACATCAAATTAGGAAACACAGCCAAGAGGAAACTGAACAAGCACaaagagcagaggaggaggctcGGATCCTGGCTGACAGGCACAG GACTAcagaagaaaggaaggaagtAGCACGGCAACTGGAGAAGTGGAGGGaagagaagaaaaggaaagaggaacaAGAAGAGGAACAGAGAGTTGCGAAGGAGATTCAAAGAAGAAAACTGGAggag GAGAACTGTCGTCGGCAGAAGGAGGTGAAACTAGCCTTAGTAGAGCAGCTGAAAATAAGGAGAGAGATGGAGGCTGTAGGAGCGAAGACAAGGAGAGAGGAGGAACGGAGAGAAATGGAGGAGAGAGGAAGAGAGGCTGCAAAGGTCATCAAACAATTCCAGGAAAGG GATCTTCGCAAGGTGGAAGCAAAGCTGCACGAAAAACAtctgagagaaaaagaagaggtgGAGAGACGAGAACAAATTGCTGCCAAACTAAAAGAGAAG gTTAATGAACATATCAGCAGAGACCCCTCCAGGTTAATTCGCCCCACTAAAGGTTGGCAGGAGCGAATGAAACACATTGGGCCATCAGGAGGAGGACCTCTCCTTCAAATGTTTCATCG agctGTTCCTACTTGGAGGCAAGGTCTGTGA